One Bacteroidota bacterium genomic region harbors:
- a CDS encoding S24 family peptidase: protein MSRKHLTSKQHSFLKYLKDYVKDNGVWPTYRELVDEFGYRSPNSVTQNLQALFKKGFLVKEDEGYQLSDMMTTNMPAQMAGIPIRGIITAGLLQEAVEANMGTITLETLFPKLDRMFAIRVSGQSMIGADINDGDYVLLIDDDIPNGGIGAVLYNGETSLKRIYQETEGLRLEPANDDYPDVYIKPDVFEEVNILGRYIGHVNRDGIYKRTMRNKAA from the coding sequence ATGAGCCGGAAGCATCTTACGAGTAAACAACACTCGTTTCTTAAATACCTGAAGGACTACGTCAAAGATAATGGCGTATGGCCGACTTACCGTGAACTGGTGGATGAGTTTGGGTACCGTTCCCCCAACAGCGTTACGCAAAACCTCCAGGCCCTTTTCAAGAAAGGTTTTCTGGTCAAGGAAGATGAAGGCTACCAGCTTTCTGATATGATGACCACCAATATGCCTGCCCAGATGGCCGGCATCCCTATTCGCGGGATTATCACGGCTGGTTTGCTGCAGGAAGCTGTTGAGGCCAACATGGGCACCATCACGTTGGAAACCCTGTTTCCAAAGCTGGATCGCATGTTTGCCATCCGCGTGTCGGGCCAGTCCATGATTGGTGCTGATATCAATGACGGCGACTATGTGCTCCTCATTGATGATGATATTCCCAACGGCGGGATCGGAGCTGTGCTGTATAATGGCGAAACCTCGCTGAAGCGGATTTACCAGGAGACTGAAGGGTTACGGCTCGAGCCGGCAAACGACGACTACCCGGATGTGTACATCAAACCGGATGTGTTTGAAGAAGTGAACATACTCGGCCGCTACATCGGGCACGTAAACCGCGATGGCATCTACAAGCGCACCATGCGTAACAAAGCTGCCTGA
- a CDS encoding TetR/AcrR family transcriptional regulator: METKPLTGEILDAARKLLVQQGFDSMSMRKIAAEAGCKAATLYYYYKNKEAIVEALVEEGNRLHYRISKEIANKHTNPVLRFEALLWTSLEFGINNPAYFEILYLLSQEEGHDHRIIPGQELGRQALREASSSGVLPIEDPDVACATSFAMLNGIITGVLRSHFYPELQMESIKKEAIRRIMDSLKG, translated from the coding sequence ATGGAAACGAAGCCCCTTACCGGAGAAATTCTTGATGCAGCACGCAAGCTGCTCGTGCAGCAAGGATTTGACAGCATGTCCATGCGCAAAATTGCTGCGGAAGCCGGCTGCAAAGCAGCTACCCTCTATTACTATTACAAAAACAAAGAAGCCATCGTAGAGGCCCTTGTGGAAGAGGGCAACCGGCTCCACTACAGAATTTCGAAGGAGATCGCCAACAAACACACAAACCCGGTACTCCGGTTTGAAGCTTTGTTGTGGACATCGCTGGAATTTGGCATCAACAACCCTGCGTATTTCGAGATTCTCTATCTGCTATCGCAGGAAGAGGGGCACGACCACCGGATCATACCCGGACAAGAGCTGGGCCGGCAGGCATTGCGAGAAGCATCCTCCAGTGGTGTGTTGCCGATTGAGGATCCTGATGTGGCCTGTGCAACCAGCTTTGCGATGCTGAATGGGATTATTACAGGTGTGCTCCGCAGTCACTTCTACCCGGAGCTACAAATGGAATCCATAAAAAAAGAGGCTATCCGTCGTATCATGGATAGCCTCAAGGGATAA